The Leptolyngbya sp. CCY15150 genome has a segment encoding these proteins:
- a CDS encoding isochorismatase family protein codes for MSNTIDTMIDPNDAVLLLIDHQSGLFQLVRDIELPVLRSNVTALAKISQLAKIPTFTTASVPDGPNGPLIPEIHQYNPEAVYIPRTGQINAWDNPAWVDAIEKTGRKTLLIAGTLTSVCMAFPTLSALAAGYKVFTIIDASGNWSQMATDLTLARVVQAGAMPIDTYAVIGELMNTWNRPDAMEFAAVMVDHIVPPYRALMESYDKAQSVQRDGLETNLDRQMAHV; via the coding sequence ATGAGCAACACCATCGACACAATGATCGATCCCAACGACGCCGTGCTGCTGCTGATTGATCATCAGAGCGGACTCTTCCAACTTGTGCGTGACATCGAACTCCCAGTCCTCCGCTCCAATGTCACGGCGCTCGCCAAGATTTCCCAACTCGCCAAGATTCCGACCTTCACAACTGCTTCAGTGCCCGATGGACCCAATGGGCCCCTGATTCCCGAAATCCACCAGTACAATCCTGAGGCGGTTTACATTCCGCGCACAGGCCAGATTAACGCCTGGGATAACCCGGCTTGGGTCGATGCTATCGAGAAAACCGGGCGCAAGACCCTTCTCATCGCCGGAACTCTCACCAGTGTGTGCATGGCGTTTCCGACCCTGAGCGCACTGGCTGCTGGTTACAAGGTCTTCACGATCATTGACGCTTCCGGCAACTGGAGCCAAATGGCGACCGACCTCACTCTGGCCCGCGTCGTCCAGGCGGGAGCCATGCCCATCGACACTTACGCAGTCATCGGCGAACTCATGAACACGTGGAACCGTCCGGACGCAATGGAGTTTGCCGCTGTCATGGTTGACCACATCGTGCCGCCTTACCGCGCCCTGATGGAGAGCTATGACAAAGCTCAATCTGTGCAACGAGATGGACTAGAGACCAACCTCGATCGGCAAATGGCACATGTGTAA
- a CDS encoding helix-turn-helix domain-containing protein, whose protein sequence is MLRTSCANADIALHVGFSRQSHLTQQFKRLAGVTPKQARQYDKNLTN, encoded by the coding sequence GTGCTACGCACAAGCTGCGCTAACGCAGACATCGCCTTACACGTCGGCTTTTCCAGGCAAAGCCATTTGACACAGCAGTTTAAGCGACTTGCTGGAGTAACACCTAAACAGGCTCGCCAATATGATAAGAATCTGACAAACTGA
- a CDS encoding pirin family protein, producing the protein MVDFIQHIIAPHIQDLGGLQARRLLPSDVLTLVGPFIFFDHIGPATFPPGKGVDVRPHPHINLATVTYLFEGVLMHRDSVGSVQAIRPGDVNWMTAGRGIVHSERTPDYERSIETTLHGIQTWIALPDEHEETDPWFRHHPAAELPTWEEDDISFTLIAGEAYGRVSPVQTFSPMIYLDVQLAGGAQFTLPDGYREQAVYSVTEGLKINDVPLEKHRLAVLTSGTAARISAEQDARCIVVGGEPVGKRDKWWNFVSSRHDRIEQAKQDWQAGRFDQVPQETEFIPLPQEITTRKEQPL; encoded by the coding sequence ATGGTAGATTTCATTCAGCATATTATCGCGCCCCATATCCAAGATTTAGGAGGGTTGCAGGCCCGTCGTCTGCTGCCTTCAGACGTTCTTACTCTGGTAGGCCCGTTTATCTTTTTTGACCATATTGGGCCTGCTACATTTCCACCTGGCAAGGGTGTTGATGTCAGACCCCATCCGCACATCAATCTGGCAACCGTCACCTACCTATTTGAAGGTGTTTTGATGCACCGTGATAGCGTAGGCAGCGTCCAAGCGATTCGTCCCGGCGATGTAAACTGGATGACCGCTGGCAGAGGAATTGTCCATTCCGAACGAACCCCTGACTATGAGCGCAGTATTGAAACAACGCTGCACGGAATCCAAACTTGGATCGCCCTGCCGGATGAGCATGAGGAGACAGATCCCTGGTTTCGGCATCACCCCGCTGCCGAGTTGCCTACTTGGGAAGAGGACGACATCTCCTTCACTCTAATTGCCGGTGAGGCTTATGGTCGTGTTTCTCCAGTGCAAACCTTTTCACCGATGATTTATCTAGATGTACAGCTAGCTGGGGGAGCACAGTTTACATTGCCAGATGGCTATCGTGAGCAGGCTGTTTACAGCGTGACTGAAGGGTTGAAAATTAATGATGTTCCGCTGGAGAAGCACCGGCTAGCTGTGTTGACTTCTGGCACGGCAGCTCGCATATCTGCTGAACAGGATGCTCGCTGTATTGTCGTTGGGGGAGAGCCTGTTGGAAAACGAGATAAGTGGTGGAATTTCGTTTCCAGCCGTCATGATCGCATTGAACAGGCCAAGCAAGATTGGCAAGCGGGCCGATTTGATCAAGTTCCCCAAGAAACAGAATTTATTCCCTTACCTCAGGAGATAACTACTCGTAAAGAACAGCCGTTGTAG